CGCTGGGCCATGCTCTCGGCCAGGATGCCGCCGCCGCAGCCGACATCCAGCACCGCCTTGCCCTGGATCTGGGCCAGGCCGTCGATCCAGTCGAGCCGCAGCGGGTTGATCTGGTGCAGCGGACGGAACTCGCCTTCGGCGTCCCACCAGCGGTGGGCCAGATCGCCGAACTTGGCCAGTTCCTGAGGGTCGGCATTGATGTTCATGGGGCGAGATGCTACCCGCCCCGGCCAGCCCTGGCGGCGGCCGGGCCGGCCGATCAGCCGCCGTGGCTGGCCGCCTGGTTCAACGCCCGCGCACGCGCTGCACCAGCGTCACGGCACCCAGCACCAGTGCACCGGCCACCACGCCCACCACGGCATTGGCCAGGTTGTCCACCAGCACGGCCCGCAGCATGCCGGCGCCCTCGGTCCAGGCCTGGACGACATGGTGCAGCGGCGCGAAGCCGTGCACCAGGATGCCGCCGCCCACCAGGAACATGGCCGCCGTGCCCACCACCGTGAGGCCCTTCATCAGCCAGGGGGCGCCGGCCAGCAGCGCGCGGCCCACGGCCTGCACCGCGGCGCCCGGGCGGCGCGACAGCCACAGCCCGGCGTCGTCGATCTTCACGATGCCGGCCACCAGGCCGTAGACGCCCACGGTCATCAGCAGCGCCACCGCCACCAGCACCGAGGCCTGGCGGGTGATCGCCTCGGTGGCCACGGTGCCCAGCGTGATGGCGATGATCTCGGCCGACAGGATGAAGTCGGTGCGCACCGCGCCCTTGATCTTGTCTTTCTCCACCGTGGCCAGATCCACCGCGGGGTCGAGCAGGGCCTGGGTCAGCTCGGCATGCTGGGCCTCGTCTTCAGCGCGGCTGTGCAGCCAGCGGTGGGCCAGCTTCTCGAAGCCCTCAAAACACAGGAACGCGCCGCCCACCATCAGCAGCGGCGTGATGGCCCAGGGCGCCAGCGCACTGATCAGCAGCGCCGCCGGCACCAGGATGGCCTTGTTGACCAGCGAGCCGCGCGCCACCGCCCATACCACCGGCAGCTCGCGATCGGCGCGCACGCCACTGACCTGCTGCGCGTTGAGCGCCAGGTCGTCGCCCAGCACGCCGGCGGTCTTCTTGGCCGCCACCTTGGTCATCACGCTCACATCGTCGAGCACGGTGGCGATGTCGTCGAGCAGGGCTAGCAGGCTGGTGGCCATGGGTAGTGCATGCGCCAGGGTTGGCGCCGGGGTTGCGGAATTGGGCCGCATGCTACCCGGCAGGCCTGGCGGGCCGGGTCGGCGCGAGGCGAATCCGGCTGTCGGCCCAGGCCGGCATGCCGGGTGACGGGCCTGGGCACCGCTGCGCGCCCGGCCTGCGGCGCCGCGGGCCTCAGCGTGGCGCGTTGATCGCGCGCTCGCTCTCGGCCAGGGCCTGGTTGTAGCGCTCGATGGCCTGCTGGCAGGCCAGCACGCTGCGAACCAGCGCGCCCTCGCGCGCGGCGCAGTCGGCCAGGGCCTTGCGGTCCTGCTGCGCAATCTGCAGGGCCTGGCCGTAGTTGATGCCGTCGGCCACCGGTGCCGGCGCGGCGCAGCGCGCCACCAGCAACTCGGGCGCCACGGGGCAGGCCATGGTGGGCAGCGGCTTGACCACCGTGGCGGCGCAACCCGGCAGCAGCAGGGCCACCGCCGCCAGCGTGGCGATCAGGGCGATGGGGCGCAGAGGGGTCAGGGGCAGGGGCAGGGGCAGCATGATCAACCTCCCACCCGCAGCGGCGCCAGCAGTTCCACCGGCACCGGCACCTTGGAGCATTCAAGCCCGGCCACACGCGCGCGCTCGGCCTGCACCTCGCCCTGCAGCCGCGCGATCTCGGCCTGCAGCGTGTTGCGCTCGGCCACCGGCAGCGTGGGATCGGCCACGCGATTCGCGATCTCGACGATGCGCGTCTGCTTGCCACCGCTGCTGCGCTGCAGCTCGGTGATGGTCTTGTCGCGGCCGGCCAGTGCGGTGTCGAGCTGCCCCTTGGCGCTGGCGAACTCGGTGTCGCGCGCCTTCTGCCGGGCCTCGAACTCGGCGCCGATGCCCTCGAGCTTGGACTTCAGCGCCTGGGTTTCCTCGGCATGCGCCTTCTTGGCCTGCTCACCCAGCTCGGCGGCCTTGGCCAGTGCCTGCTTGGCGTCGCGGCCCGACCAGCTGCCGGCCCACCAGCCGGCGCCGCCGGCCAGCACCATCACGATCAAGAGCACCAGGTTGCGCATGCCTCCCACCCCATCTTGGCTGATTGTGTGCGGCGCATGCTGTCACGATTCATTGCTGGCTTGCGCCTGCCCCCCCAGTTCGCAGAGGCCGGCCGCCCGCGCCTATCTTGACAAGGCGAGCTTGACGCCAAAGCCCAGCAGCAGCGTGCCGGCCACGCGATTGAGCCAGCGCGTCAGCGTGGGGCTGGCGCGCAGGCGCTCGGCAAACACCTTGGTGAGCACGATCACCACGGCCGCATAGCCGAAGGTGAGCACGGCGATGGTGGCCGCCATCACGCCGAAGGTGAGCACGCCCTGGTGGCGCTGCGGATCGACGAACAGCGGAAAGAAGGCCATGTAGAACACGATGGCCTTGGGGTTGAGCAAGGTGATCGTGAAGGCCTGGCGGAAGTAGTGGCCGGCGGTGATGGTGATCGGCGAGGCATCGCCCGGCTTGGCGGTGATCATGCGCCAGCCCAGCCACGCCAGGTAGGCCGCGCCCAGCCACTGCACGGCGTTGAACACCAGCGGCGCGGCCGCCAGCAGCGCCGCCACGCCGGCCACCGCGGCCCACATCAGCACCTGGTCGCCGCCGATCAAACCGGCCGTGGCCGCCAGGCCGCCACGCACGCCGCCCTTGCTGGTGGAGGTGATCAGCGCCAGATTGCCCGGCCCCGGGATGGCCAGGAACACGATCACCGCCACCACGAAGGCGCCATAGTCAGCCACACCGAACATCACCTGCTCCTGTTGTGCCGGCCCCTGCCAGCCGCCTGTTGCCCGGGCGCCCGTGGCCCCGGCGACCGCCAAGCCTGCGGCGCCGCATCGGCGATGATCCCACGGCCATGTCTGACAGCACCCTGCCCCCGGCCCTGGAGCCCCGCGACGACGAACTCGAGTTCTCGGCCATCCGCGCCCAGGGCGCCGGTGGGCAGAACGTCAACAAGGTGTCGAACGCCGTGCACCTGCGCTTCGACATCGGCGCCAGCCGCCTGCCCGAGGCGGTGAAGGCCCGGCTGCTGGCGATGGGCGATCAGCGCATCAGCGCCGACGGCGTGGTGGTGATCAAGGCCCAGGCCCACCGCAGCCTGCCGATGAACCGCGCCGAGGCGGTGGACCGCCTGCGCGCGCTGATCGCCGAGGCCGCGCATGTGCCCAAGGCGCGGCGCGCCACCAGGCCGACGCGCGGCTCGCAACGGCGGCGGGTGGAGGGCAAGCTGCAGCGGGGGCAGGTGAAGGCGCTGCGGGGCAAGGGGGGGATGGAGTAGCGCGTTTGCCCGGCTTCCCGGCTGCCCGGCTGGCAGGTCGCATTGGCATGTGGTGGCCACTCCTGCACTGCCCGATTTTCATTGCGCGCCGGCAAGAAGCCAGACGCCAGGCATCAACCTAAACCGGCGGCCCCGCCGACTCCCAGGCCCGGTACGGCCGCACCATGCGCAACCACTTGCGCGCCGGCAAGCTGAACTGCTGCTCGATCGCATCGGCGCGGCGGTTCAGCGTGTCGCGGTCGGGCACCACCACGCCGCGGCCGGCCACCACGATGGTGTTGCCTTCCTGCGTGGGCGCCAGCTGCCACAGCTGGTCGGTGCCGAAGGCTGCGGCGATGCGCGCGGCGCTGCGCTCGAAGCTGGCGTCGCGGCCGAACAGGTTGACGGTCATCAGGCCGCCATCGGCCAGCATGGCGCGGCAGGCGGCGTAGAAGGCCTCGTCGTCGAGCACCGGCGCGGCGGCGTCGTGGTCGTACAGGTCCACGCACAGCACATCCACGCTGCCGGGCGGCGCGTCGCGGCTCACCCATTGCGCGGCGTCGGCCTCCACCAGCGTCAGGCGCTCGTCTTCGGGCGGCAGGTGAAACCACAAGCGGTTGGCGGCCAGCACGGTGGGGTTGATCTCCACCACCGTGGTCGGCCAGCGCAGCACCTGGTGGGTGAAGCGGGTGATGGCGCCGGCGCCCAGGCCCAGCTGCACGGCCTGGCCGGCGTCGGGCGCCAGCGAGCCGGCGTCGCGCCACAGCATCCAGGCCATCATGCGCTGGATGTACTCCAGCTCCAGCTTCTTGGGGCTGCGGATGCGCATCGCGCCCTGCACCCACTCGGTGCCCAGGTGCAGGTAGCGCACGCCGTCAAATTCGCTGATCGTGGCGCCGGCCAGATCGGTCTGGCGGCGCGCGGTTTTTTTGGTGCTCATGCGGTGGCCGAGGGCCCGGGCGTGGAGGGTTCAACAAGAAGATGCGGGCCCAGCGCCTCGCGCCAGGCGGCCAGCTTGCGCTCGAACGACCAGCTGGCGTTGGCCGGGCTGGTCGATGGCAGCCGGTACACCGGCACGCCAAAGGCCCGTGTGATGCGCAGGCTGCGCGCCGATTCGCCGCCATTGTGGGCGATGGCCGCCAGCTGCGGCAGTCGCGCCAACAGGCCGGGCAGATCGTTGGGCTCGGCCTGCTCGATGGCCGAGTCGAGGCTGCCCTCGCGCCGGCAGGCGGCGTACACGTCCCACAGGCCCAGGCCGTGGGCGCGCAGCGTGCACAGGCGCTGCGCATAGGGCTGGGCGGCCAGCGGCTGGCCGATCAGTGCGCCGACGATGGGCCAGAACTGGTTGCGCGGGTGGCCGTAATACTGCTGCGCCGCCAGCGATGCAGCGCCCGGAAAACTGCCCAGCAGCAGCACCCGGGTGCCGGCATCGGCCACCGCGGGCAGGCCCAGCAGGCGGCCGCCCACCGGCGGCGTTGGCGGCGGGGGGTCGATTCCGTCACGCGGCTGGGTCATCATCGGCCTGCCGGCACCGGGCCGGCAACATTCAACGCAACGAGGGAAGGCTTCATGAACATCGAGGCAGTGATCAATTTTCTCAGCACCCAGGGCGCCGACTTCGGCCTGAAGATCCTGGGCGCGCTGGCGGCCTGGATCGTCGGGCGCTGGCTGATCAGCATGGTGGTGCGGGCCTTCGGCGCCGCGCTGGCCGCCGGCCGCAAGGTGGATGCCACGCTGGCCAACTACCTGAAGTCGATTCTGGGCGTGGTGCTCAACATCGTGCTGGTGCTGGCCATCCTGGACATCTTCGGCGTCAAGACCACCTCGTTCGCCGCCTTGCTGGCCGGTGCCGGCCTGGCCATCGGCACGGCCTGGGGCGGCCTGCTCACGCACTTTGCGGCCGGCGTGTTCATGCAGGTGCTGCGGCCGTTCAAGGTGGGCGATTTTGTGCAGGCGGGCGGCGTCACCGGCACGGTGCACGAGCTGGGCCTGTTCGGCACCACCATCATCACGCCCGACAACGTGCTCACCATCGTGGGCAACAACAAGGTCTTCTCCGACAGCATCCAGAACTTCTCGGCGCTGCCGCACCGCCGCGTGGACTGCACCGCCAAGGTGGCCAACAGCGTCGACCCGGTCGACGCCATCGCGCGGCTGAAGGCGGCCGTGGCGGCCATCCCCAACGTCAAGGCCGATCCGGCGCCCGATGTCGACCTGCTGCAGTTCACGCCCGAAGGCCCGCTGCTGGCGGTGCGCCCGTACACCCACACCGACCACTACTGGCAGGTGTACTTCGACACCCACCGCGCCATCGTGGCCACCTTCGGCAGCGCCGGCTACCCGGTGCCCGAAACCCCGCTGGCCCCGCGCAACCGCTGATCGGGCAGCAAGGCGGCCAGCCGCGGCAGCGCGGCTAGGGCATTGGCCGTGGTGATGCGGGCCGTGTCGTCCAGCGTCCAGCCGCGCAGCGCGGCCAGCGTGCCGGCAATGCGCGGCAGCTCGGCCGGCTCGTTGCGGCTGCTGGCGCCGGCCGCGCGCTCGGCGGCGGTGCGGTAGGCCCAGGCCGGCGGGATGTCGGGCGCGTCGGTTTCGAGCACCAGTGCGCTGTCGGGCAGGTCGGCGGCCAGGCGGCGGATCTGCAGCGCGCGCTCATGTGTCATCGCGCCACCAAAGCCCAGGCGCCAGCCCTGCGCCACAAAGCGCTGGGCCTGCACATGGCTGCCGTTGAAGGCGTGGGCGATGCCGCCGGCCACCGGCACGCGGTTCAGGCCGGCCAGCAGCTGGTCGGCCGAGCGGCGCACATGCAGGATCACCGGCAGGCCCGCGGCCCGCGCCAGTTTCAGCTGCGCCAGGTAAAAGCGCTGCTGGCGCGCGGCGTCCAGCCCGGGCACGAAGAAGTCGAGCCCGATCTCGCCCACCGCCACCAGGCGCGGGTCGTCGCGCCAGCGGCCCAGCGCATCGGCCAGCTGCTCGAGATCGGCCTCGTCGGACCGATCGACATACAGCGGGTGGATGCCCAGTGCATAGGCCAGGCCATGGGCATGGGCCAGCGCCCGCACGGCCTCGAAGTGGCGCGCCATCACCGCCGGCAGCACCTGCATCTGCACACCGGCCGCGGCAGCGCGCGCGGCCACGGCCGGGCGGTCGGCATCGAACTCGGGCGCGTCGAGGTGGCAGTGGGTGTCGATCCAGCAGGGCATCGCGCGATGATGCCTCGGGCCGGCCCACGGGCCGCCCAGAGCCCGCACCGGGCTTCAACGGCCACGCCCGCCCGCCCCGGCAACCGCCCCGCCACCCGCCGCGGCAACCCTGGCCCCACTGCGGTGCTGCGGCGCGTGTTACCTTCATGGCACGCAGCCTTTGCATGGCTGCCGGAGCCCCTGATGAAGGCCCGCCACCCCTTGTACAGCCGCTCGCCACAGCGCCCAGGCAGCAGCCCGCCCGCCGCGGTGGCCGCGGCAGTGCCAGCGGCCGCGGTGGCGCACGATGCACAGGCTGCGCAGGCCACTGTGGCCGCACACCCGCGGCACACAGCACACGCCGCGCACCCCTCGGCTCCCGGGCAGATGACCACGGCCACGGCCACGGCAACGGCAACGGCCGCACCCTGCCCGTCCCGCCGCCAGGCGCTGCAGGCCTGGCTGCAGCGGCGCGAGCGCTGGCTGTGGGCGCTGGGCGCGTTGCTGCTGGCGCTGGCCGCCGGCTGGCCGGCATGGACGCAGCGCCAGCCCGGGCCCGTGAACCTGAAGGCACTGGACGCCGCGCTGCGCGAGTCGCTGATCAAGGAGCCGCTGCCCTCGGCCGCCGCCGCGGCCTATGCGGCGGTGCTGCCCTCGGTGGTGCGGATGCAGGGCCATGCTGCGGTCACCGCCCCCGCGGCCGCCGGCCAGGCCAACAGCCGAAAGCCGCGGCCACCCGCCGGCGCCCGGCCGGGCGACGAGGCCGACGGCGAGCCGCACGCCGCCAGCGTGGGCACCGGCGTGGTGATCGTCGACCGCGGCCTGATCCTCACCGCGCTGCATGTGGTGGACGGCGCGGCGCGCATCAGCGTCACCTTTGCCGATGGCAGCCAGAGCGATGCGGTGCTGGTCAACCGCCAGCCCGAGAACGACCTGGCGGTGCTGCAGGCCACCGTGCTGCCCGACGACCTGCACGCCGCCACGCTGCGCAGCACGCAGGGCCTGGCGCCGGGCGACGAGGTGCTGGCGGTGGGCTTTCCGTTCGGCATCGGGCCCTCGGCCTCGGCCGGCGTGGTGTCGGGCCTGCAGCGCGAGTTCAGGGCGCCGATGGCGGGCCGGTGCTGCGCAACCTGATCCAGTTCGATGCCGCGGCCAATCCCGGCAACTCGGGTGGGCCGCTGGTCACGATGGACGGCCATGTGGTGGGCATCGTCACCGCGATCATGAACCCCAACCGCCAGCGCACCTTCATCGGCATCGGTTTTGCTGTGCCGATCGAGAACGCCGCGACCGCCGCCGGCATGCCGCCGTTCTGACCCCCCTGCCCCGCCCGCGCGAAGGGCCCCGCCCATGAGCACACCCGCATCACCCGCCGCCTTGATCGAGCAGGTGCTGTACGAAGTCAAGCGCGTGGTGGTGGGCCAGGACCGCTTTCTCGAGCGCGTGATGATCGCGCTGCTGGCCCAGGGCCATCTGCTGGTCGAGGGCGTGCCGGGGCTGGCCAAGACGCTCACCGTGCGCACGCTGGCGGCCACGCTGCGCGGCAGCTTCAAGCGCATCCAGTTCACGCCCGATCTGGTGCCGGCCGACCTGGTGGGCACGCGCATCTTCAACCAGAAGACCGGCGAGTTCGGCACCACGCTGGGCCCGGTGTTTGCCAACCTGCTGCTGGCCGACGAGATCAACCGCGCGCCGGCCAAGGTGCAGAGCGCGCTGCTCGAGGTGATGCAGGAGCGGCAGGTGACGATCGCCGGCGAGTCGCACAAGCTGCCGCAGCCCTTTGTGGTGATGGCCACGCAGAACCCGATCGAGACCGAGGGCACCTACCCGATGCCCGAGGCGCAGGTCGACCGCTTCATGATGAAGGTACTGGTGGACTACCCCAGCGACGACGAAGAATTCGTCATCGTGCAGCGCGTCATCGGCCCGGCGCTGGTGGTGCAGGCGGTGGCCGGCACCGGCCAGCTGGTGGCGC
The genomic region above belongs to Aquabacterium sp. OR-4 and contains:
- a CDS encoding spermidine synthase; the protein is MSTKKTARRQTDLAGATISEFDGVRYLHLGTEWVQGAMRIRSPKKLELEYIQRMMAWMLWRDAGSLAPDAGQAVQLGLGAGAITRFTHQVLRWPTTVVEINPTVLAANRLWFHLPPEDERLTLVEADAAQWVSRDAPPGSVDVLCVDLYDHDAAAPVLDDEAFYAACRAMLADGGLMTVNLFGRDASFERSAARIAAAFGTDQLWQLAPTQEGNTIVVAGRGVVVPDRDTLNRRADAIEQQFSLPARKWLRMVRPYRAWESAGPPV
- a CDS encoding DUF808 domain-containing protein, which gives rise to MATSLLALLDDIATVLDDVSVMTKVAAKKTAGVLGDDLALNAQQVSGVRADRELPVVWAVARGSLVNKAILVPAALLISALAPWAITPLLMVGGAFLCFEGFEKLAHRWLHSRAEDEAQHAELTQALLDPAVDLATVEKDKIKGAVRTDFILSAEIIAITLGTVATEAITRQASVLVAVALLMTVGVYGLVAGIVKIDDAGLWLSRRPGAAVQAVGRALLAGAPWLMKGLTVVGTAAMFLVGGGILVHGFAPLHHVVQAWTEGAGMLRAVLVDNLANAVVGVVAGALVLGAVTLVQRVRGR
- a CDS encoding mechanosensitive ion channel family protein, which codes for MNIEAVINFLSTQGADFGLKILGALAAWIVGRWLISMVVRAFGAALAAGRKVDATLANYLKSILGVVLNIVLVLAILDIFGVKTTSFAALLAGAGLAIGTAWGGLLTHFAAGVFMQVLRPFKVGDFVQAGGVTGTVHELGLFGTTIITPDNVLTIVGNNKVFSDSIQNFSALPHRRVDCTAKVANSVDPVDAIARLKAAVAAIPNVKADPAPDVDLLQFTPEGPLLAVRPYTHTDHYWQVYFDTHRAIVATFGSAGYPVPETPLAPRNR
- the arfB gene encoding alternative ribosome rescue aminoacyl-tRNA hydrolase ArfB, whose product is MSDSTLPPALEPRDDELEFSAIRAQGAGGQNVNKVSNAVHLRFDIGASRLPEAVKARLLAMGDQRISADGVVVIKAQAHRSLPMNRAEAVDRLRALIAEAAHVPKARRATRPTRGSQRRRVEGKLQRGQVKALRGKGGME
- a CDS encoding TatD family hydrolase, with the protein product MPCWIDTHCHLDAPEFDADRPAVAARAAAAGVQMQVLPAVMARHFEAVRALAHAHGLAYALGIHPLYVDRSDEADLEQLADALGRWRDDPRLVAVGEIGLDFFVPGLDAARQQRFYLAQLKLARAAGLPVILHVRRSADQLLAGLNRVPVAGGIAHAFNGSHVQAQRFVAQGWRLGFGGAMTHERALQIRRLAADLPDSALVLETDAPDIPPAWAYRTAAERAAGASSRNEPAELPRIAGTLAALRGWTLDDTARITTANALAALPRLAALLPDQRLRGASGVSGTG
- a CDS encoding LysE family transporter encodes the protein MFGVADYGAFVVAVIVFLAIPGPGNLALITSTSKGGVRGGLAATAGLIGGDQVLMWAAVAGVAALLAAAPLVFNAVQWLGAAYLAWLGWRMITAKPGDASPITITAGHYFRQAFTITLLNPKAIVFYMAFFPLFVDPQRHQGVLTFGVMAATIAVLTFGYAAVVIVLTKVFAERLRASPTLTRWLNRVAGTLLLGFGVKLALSR
- a CDS encoding AAA family ATPase, with product MSTPASPAALIEQVLYEVKRVVVGQDRFLERVMIALLAQGHLLVEGVPGLAKTLTVRTLAATLRGSFKRIQFTPDLVPADLVGTRIFNQKTGEFGTTLGPVFANLLLADEINRAPAKVQSALLEVMQERQVTIAGESHKLPQPFVVMATQNPIETEGTYPMPEAQVDRFMMKVLVDYPSDDEEFVIVQRVIGPALVVQAVAGTGQLVALQQQCREVYVDPSLIQYAVRLVGATRRPAQHGLAGLEQYLQYGASPRASIALVEAARALAFLRGRSYALAEDLGALAADCLRHRLVPSYEALAEGLTPDDLIARVMAQVPPPEQPLKDGPNA
- a CDS encoding DNA-deoxyinosine glycosylase; the encoded protein is MTQPRDGIDPPPPTPPVGGRLLGLPAVADAGTRVLLLGSFPGAASLAAQQYYGHPRNQFWPIVGALIGQPLAAQPYAQRLCTLRAHGLGLWDVYAACRREGSLDSAIEQAEPNDLPGLLARLPQLAAIAHNGGESARSLRITRAFGVPVYRLPSTSPANASWSFERKLAAWREALGPHLLVEPSTPGPSATA